The genomic DNA CATTAAGCAATTCTCCCGAATCCAGCAAAAAGTATTTAGCTGACATCATTCGTAAGATGGAAATCGCTGATCTTATCCAGATCAAAGCAGATGAGCTCATCTCAAATGTAAACTTAGCAATTGCGGCCCGTGACCATATTGCAAAATCAGGAATCACATATAGCGATGATTTATTTGTTGATTACGTGCTGAATCCTCGAGTTATGTACGAGCATCTAGAACCTTGGCGCGCATCTCTAGCGGAACATTTCACAGCAGATAATGATAAAAATTATGAGCAGACAATCGCAAGAATAAACAGATTCACCCAAAAAATACAAAAGGCACCGCGTGGTCCTATAGGAGCATCCATTACACCATTAGGTGTTCTGAACTCGAAGCGAGCTTCAGGGCGTGGAGAGATTGGTGTATTTACTGTTGCCGCGCTAAGGTCGGTGGGAATACCAGCTAAATACCTTGATGAGCAGGGCTGGGTAGAATTCTATAATGGCCAGAAATGGACGCCTTTATATCCTCAGCGGCCAAATATGATCGGCAATCATAATGCGACGGAAACGAGCACTACTTACTATTCTAACTGGGGTAGCTACAAATTCACCCTACCCGGGTTTCCAGCAGGAGAGCGTCATCCGCAATACTTTAAGGACTTCACAATCTCAAACTTAACAGATAATTCATTTTTTCAGATCGTTGAAAAAACTATCAACGGAAAATGCAGCGATAAAAATATATGGGAAATATCCCTTCCAAACAATGAATATTACCTCATTAGTGGAAAAAGAAACAAAAAAGGAGAGCCATCCATTTCTATAATACCGCTCAAGTCAGATCATTGATAACATCTATACTGTGACAGAATAACTACATTTTTCAGAATAAATGAGTACACACCTTGCACCACTTTGATTAATGCAGTATGAATTGTAGGTAGATGCACAACCTACTAAAAAAACAACTCAAAAAGACGCTTGGCACTGTAGAAGCCAGTTTCTCAAAAGAACTGAGTTCTTTTCTCGAGCTTGTTGAAAAAACATACTCGGGCCTTGATGCATCACTTCTAACACCTGAATCACCTTTTATAAAAATACTGAATTTCCTTCCCGACCCAACCTTCCTTGTAAACAAAGAAGGCGTAATCATTGCTTGGAATCCGGCAATGGAAAAAATGACAGGGGCTCCGGCAGAAACAACTATTGGAAAAGGCGATTTTGAATATATCAAAATTATCCACGGTAAGAAAAGCCCGGGACTGATAGACCTTGTCAGAGGATCCGAAGACGTTGGTACTTTAGAATACCAATCCATCCGCCGCCATGGCAAAGCGCTAGCCGCGGAAGTCAAGGTTGAAAACCTTGGTCACAGAAAAAACACACACCTTTGGATTCAAGCCGCGCCCATCACAGACGATTCTGGGAATACCTTAGGTGCCATCGAATCCATACGAGATATTTCCGCACGCAAGCAGACTGAGAACATTAACCTGATCCTCTATAAAATTTCTTCAGCTCTAAAATCTGCACCGGATGAACATTCCCTATTTCAGACTATTCACGAAAGCCTCAAAGAGGTCATTGAAGCAGAAAATTTCTTTGTAGCCCTGTATGATGAACTAGATGAAACCCTTTCATTTCCCTATTATGCAGATGAGAAAGACCACATATCCCACGACGAAAGAATCTGCATTGCAGATAAACGATCCTTAAGCGCCAAAGTAATTCAAAAACAAAGACCCGTCTTACTCCTCGAAAATGATTTTGAGCGCTATAACCAAGAAGGATTAGGCATAATAGGATTTTCAGCTAAGTCATGGTTGGGCGTTCCTCTGATACATAATAACAAAGTTATAGGTGTTATGACTATTCAGTCATACGACTCTTCCAATAATTACAGCACACAAGATATCGATTTAATGGTTGCAATTTCTGATCAGATTGCATCCACAATTCAGCGAAGAAAAGCTGAGGTAGCTCTTCGGGACAGTGAACAAAAATTTCGCTCAGTATTCGAAAATGCAACAGTCGCCATGTTTCAATTTTCAACTGAAGGTAAGTTGCTGATAGCAAACCCAGCAACAGCACGCATAATGGGTTATTCCTCCGTGCAACAAATGATGCGCGAGCATCCTCACTCATCGGACTTTTTCTACAACAAACAAGCTTGGCTAAAACTGATGAAAGAACTGATGACCAAAGGTTCTGTGAACGGAGCACGCATCCGCATCAGCCATAAAGAAAACCTCGAAAAGTGGACAACTGTAAATGCTCGCGTAACATATGCTGACAATGGAGAGCCAAGTTCCTACACAGGTACAGCCTTTGACTCGACTCCCGGCATAGTTGCTGAAAGAAATGTTATCAAACATAAATCGCGGTTCATGCAATTGTTCGAAAGCTCTCCGCAAGGAATTGTACTTACTGACTCCGAAGGCAATGTAATCGACACAAATAAGGCCTTCACCAGATTATTCGGATACACAACCGAACAGATGGAGCCATGCTGTGAAAACCTCTGCCCAAGCGGCGAAGGAAAAATTAAAGCCAATTTACAGCGAATTCTAGCGGGCGCAACGTTTCAAACCGAAGATTTAAGAAAGCACAAAAACGGCAGGCTTATCCCAGTCTCGATTCTAGGCTATCCTTTCGAATACAATGGTGAAGTTTCCGGAACATTCATCATCTATAATAATATTTCACATCGAAAAGAATTTGAACGCAGACTTTCATATCAGTCCCTGCACGATTCTTTGACAGGCCTTCCCAACCGGACACTTTTTCTTGAGCGGCTCGAGCAAGCCCTGACCCACTCTCAAAAACATCCTGACCACAACTTTGCGGTTCTGATGCTTGATATTGATATGTTTAAACGCATCAATGACAGCCTAGGTCATCAAGCTGGAGATTCTCTGCTCATAAAAATCGGCGAGCGCATCAAAGACTGTCTGCGCCCCATCGATACTGTCGCCCGCATGGGCGGAGATGAGTATGCAGTGCTCATCGAAGACTTCAGAACACCGCAACAGGTCATAAAGATCATCAGAAAAATCAGGAACAATATTCACAACCCAATTCAAGTTGCGAACAAAGAAGTTGTTATCAGCTCAAGTATTGGAATTGTTTTCAAAACCGCAGAATATGAACACCCCGAGCATATTCTACGTGATGCAGATATCAGCATGTACAAAGCAAAAGAACAGGGTGTGAATAAATTTAAAGTATTCAATAAGGCAATGCAGGAAAAAGCATTGCAAAATCTTATGATTGAAACTGAAATCAGACAAGGGCTGCCGGAAGATGAGTTCCTTCCATATTTCCAACCCATTTATTGCTTACAGACAAAACGCCTTGCAGGGTTTGAAGCACTAGTCCGATGGAATCACCCGGAAAGAGGTTTCATTACTCCCGGGCAGATTATTCCCGTTGCGGAAGAGACAGGACTTATCGTTAAGCTAGATAGGTTAATGTTACTAAAAGCTTGCCGTGCCTTTTCCGGATGGCTTGAAACTTTCCCCACATCACAGGATATGTTCCTGACCGTGAATCTATCCCCCCGCCAGCTTTCAAAGCCTGACTTGGCTGGCGCAATCATTGACATTTTGGACGAGACAAAATTTCCACCAGAAATGCTCAAACTGGAGATCACAGAGTCGGCAATCATGGAAAGGAATGCCGCATCGACATTGAACCTTAAGAGAATTGGCGATCTGGGCATTAAACTCGCGGTTGATGACTTCGGAACCGGTTACTCATCATTGGCGCAACTCCAGAGATTTCCAGCTGCAACTGTAAAAATTGACAGGTCTTTCATTAGCCGTATGGCAGAAGATAATGAATCTCTTGAAATAGTCCGGGCTGTGGTAGCTCTCGGACATAGCTTAAGTATGGATGTTATTGCTGAGGGAGTTGAAACCAAGGAGCAGCTAGTACTGCTTAATGAACTTGGATGCGACTGCGTTCAAGGATTCTACTTCGATAAGCCGCAACCTCCAGAAGTAGCAATAGACCTGCTTAAAATGAGGTCCGAAGGATTCTGTCCTCCTGGACTCACTTCGCTTTAAAAGTTCAGCACTACCGTTACGTTTATCGCTTCGCATCACACACCTACGCCCTTTCCGAATTATTTAGGACAAAACACTCATATCAGTGCGAACTAAGCCAATACATCCTCTGAAATAGCTTGTTAACCACAGCTTGTTAGCTAAATAAATTGAGTGTATAATACTGAATGCGAGGCCACGTTACCCATCTCAGACCATAAGGAGCTCCCAAATGAAACATACAATTTCTGCACTAGTTAAAAACCGCGCCGGCGTACTGGCGGATTCATCTGCAGCATTTCAAAAAAGTGGCATAAATATTACGTCCATATCCTGCGGTGAAACTGAAAACATGGAAGTCTCCCGCATGGTCATCTGTGCAGAAGGTAGCGAAGAAGACATGACCACAGTGACAAAAGAACTTCTGGAAATGGATTTTGTTATACAGCTTGACGATTTGGCGCGCAAAGATTTCGTAGACCGTGAGCTTGTCCTGATAAAGGTCGCGGTAAACAAAGATTCGATGTCTCAAGTAATGCAAATTTTTGAAGTATTCAGGGCAGACGTCATAGGCATGGGACAAAATACAATCACAGCGGAATTGAGTGGAGACCAGGAAAGAATTGACGGGCTTATTAAAATTTTAGAACCACTCGGAATTAAAAGTATGTGCCGCACAGGGATGATTGCCCTTAAACGAGGCGACGAATAAAGACCTTCTGCATTTATTCACTATTTTTGATGGCACAAATTTCATACTTCTACCGTATACTGTTTCCAAAGACAGAAAAAAAGGTACGCCCATGAGAATAACATCACTGGACGAAATCACAGAAAAAGTACGACAGCATGGTTTAAAACCCAAAGTGGCGATAGCTCCTTGCGCCGAAGAGTTTGTCATACGCTCCGCCCTTGCAGCTTTTGAAGAAGGCATTGCCGAACCTATTTTCATTGGTAATCCCGAAAAAACTGCAGCAGTAGCCAAAGAGCGCAACTTAAATATTGCTGGCTTTGATTTTTACGAAGAAAATGATGACACACTTGCTGTTGCCAAGGCTGTCCTTCTTTTCAAAGAAAAGAAAGCCGCCCTTATAATGAAAGGACTTGTGAGTACCAGTGTAGTACTAAAAGCAATACTCAACAAAGAGACTGGCGTTCCTCCCAAGGGAATAATCAGCCATGTAACAGTATTTGAAGCCCCCGACTTAGATAGGCTGATCGTAATGACCGATGCCGGGGTAAACATTAAGCCGAACCTCCAAAGAAAGGCCGACATACTGCGCAACGCTCTGCAAGTGGCTCGCAAGCTTGGGATAGAAAAACCCAAGGCAGCGATATTAGCTGCAACAGAAAAAGTTAATTATCCAGCAATGCCTGCAACACTTGACGCGGATATCCTCTCAAAAATGTCTGCGGAGGGAGCATTCGGCGACGCAATTGTAGCCGGCCCCCTGGCTCTTGACCTAGCGCTATCGCCATCAGCGGCTGCGCTTAAAGGCATAACTAACCCCGTTGCCGGCTATGCGGACATCCTTTGCACTCCTGACATTGAAAGTGGAAACATCCTGTATAAGGCCCTGACAACCATCGCGGGAAAAACTATGGCAAGTGTAGTGATAGGAAGTGATGTGCCGGTTGTTGTGCCATCCAGAGGGGACTCTGATAGATCTAAATTTATTTCCATAGCTCTAGCATGCTATTTAGCTGACTACTAACTAGCCTTTGGCAAGACAAATACTAGTAGGCACCTGGCAGAATACAACTTGTTTAATATTACCAAGAGCAAGCATAATGAAAATAGTACTCTCTCTCCTAGCCATTTTTCTCTTATCACTGGCGGGGCAATCCAGAGCATCTCAGGAGCTATTATTAATCACGGACCCTTTTCCTCCATATAACTATGAAGAGGACGGAAAAGCTTACGGAATACAATATGAGTTAGTCGCTGCAACTTTAAAGAAGATGGATAGACCTTTCACTATTAAATTTGTGCCCTGGAAAAGAGCTCTTCTTAAGGCAAAAAATAAAGTTTCAGATGCACTTCCAGGGGTTCTTAAGACTGACGAGAGAAGCCAATGGCTGATATTTCCTGAAGAACCGGTAATGATAACAAAAGTCGTTATTTTCCACCGCAAAGAAGATAATTTCCAATATAAAAACCTTTCATCTCTTACGGGTAAAAGAGTCGGAACAGTAAAAGGTTATTACTATGGAGAAGAGTTTGATCAAAGCACATTGTTTATTCGAGATGAAGTTAGCTCTCTTAAGCAGAACTTCCAGAAGCTTATAGCCGGACGCATTGATTTAGTTGTGGCTTTTAAACCTGTAGGACTTTACACTCTTTATAAATTAAATCGAAGCGACAAAGTTTCTTATAATCCAACTCCGGTTTATCAATCTGGAATGTATATGGCTTTCACGCAGAAACCAGGGAATGAGCAACTTGCAGCTGAATTCAGTCGTATACTTAAAGAAATCAAGAAAACCCCAGGCTATGTGAAGTCATTACGAAAAAAATATATCCCTAATGAGTAGCACCTAATAAGTTCCTCAAAAAGCGGCTACGCATGCCCCGATGAGCAAAGCACCCACACGCCTGAAGCAACAAGCAGCACACCAAATAATGATGTCAGCGAGACCTGCTCTCTATAAAGAAGAACTCCGATCGGAATAAGACAGGCCATAACCACTCCATTCACAATAATAGGTAGAGTACTGACACTTGCCCCGGCCCTATAGGTAAGCAGCACTCCTATTTCAATCCCGAAAATGGCCAGCCCTAAAAGCAATACTTGCCAGTTTCGCGTGGATAGAATTTCAGCTACATCAATGCGCCCGGTTTGAAAAAACATACCCGCAAGACTTAGTAACATTGCCATTCCATAAGCAGTAGCCAAAGAGGCAAACAAGGATCCTCCTCCGGCAATACTTTTTTGAGCAAGGTGGTATATAACTGAAGAAGCGACAATTATTGCGATTGAACCGTAAAGAGCTAGCATTCCAATTTCCTTTTAAATAACGTATTAATACTTCACAGACGAATTGATAATATTGCTACTCTTCTTCTTTTAACCTGACCACTGAAAGGTATTCATTGCCGGTATGAGCAAAACTAATCTGTCAAATCTCGATCTGAACCTATTGGTCATACTTGATACTGTTTTCGCCGAACGTAATCTTACGATTGCCGGTCAAAAACTTTTCATGAGCCAGTCTGCGGTCAGTCACGCTTTATCAAAGCTCCGTGATCATTTTGAAGACCGCCTTTTTATTCGTCGAGGCAATATGATGGTTCCCACTCCCCTGTGTGAAAACATCCACCACAGCCTGGCTCCGGCCTTAAAAACAATCCTTCAATCTCTTGAAGACAGAGGAGACTTTTCTCCAGAAACATCCAAGCGGACATTCTGTATCGGACTAAGTGACTATCTGTGCAACCTTCTGCTTCCTCAAATAATAGCCAAAGTCAGAGCAGAGGCACCCAATATAAATCTACGTATAGTTCAGGCCACGTACGAAAAGCGCACTGCCATGCTGCAAGACGGCAAACTGGATATATTTCTAGGCTGTTCCAGAGATTACGGAGCAGGAGTTTTGTGGGAAGGGCTGTTCTTTGACCGTGAAGTATGCATCCTCCGCAAAGATCACCCCATTACTGGAAAAGTGATGACGGAAGAAGAACTAGCCGGCGCAGAGTTTGTTGCCCTTTCTCTGTCAGAGTCCGGGTTAGGTTTTCTGGAGGATTTCCTCTGCCAAAAGGGTTTCCAGAGAAATATCAAGGTAATAGTCCAACAGGAAGCAGTTATTCCATCTCTTGTCAGCGGTTCGGACCTCATCGGCACATTAGCTGAAAGACTAGCCCAGATTTACACAAAGATTTTACCTGTCAGAACTATCCAGTTGCCCTTAGAAAACACTACTTTTGAGGTACTTCAGCACTGGCATACCTTAAATGACAATGACCCTGCTCACATATGGATGAGAGGTGTAATTCGAGAGGTCTCTCAATCATTACCTCCAGCGAAGCCGTAGTATATTTTTACAAAAACATGCATAATCAATGTACTATGCAGTAGAATGCTCTTTGTATTATGTAAATTAAGTTATAATTTTTTTTTACCCCCTTGCGTTAACCTTTTTTTTTACTTAAAAAGTAATTACAAGTACTAAAAGTATTTATGTTCACCATAAGGAGTTTATATGACGTCTAAAACCAAACTTACGATGTCCGTTCTTTTTGTATTTCTAATGGCCGCTGCACTGTTTGCTTCAACGCAGTCCCCCGCGGCCTCCAGAGGCGGCGCGATGCTCGTTTGGCAGATTTCATTTTTAGTCCTCGCTATTCTGGGTACAATTTCGGCTATTGCTTCCCTTTCAGGGGTTATGAAACAGCTGAACCAGCTTGGTGAGTATGCAAAAGATGTCCAAAAAGGCGCTCTGACAGCTCCACTTCCTGAAACTCTAAGCGGTGAAGTTCTGGTTGCAGGAAACGAAATTAATAAAACCATTATGAAGCTCGCGACAGAAAGTGGAAAAAACAAAAAAGATGTCAGCAAACTTCAAAAAAAATCAAGCGAAACTGAAAATGAACTGAAAGAGTCTCAGAAAAAAGTTGAAGACATGAAGTCTGTCATGGAGGCAATAACTAAATCTGCTTCCAATGCGCAGGGAATTTCAGGAAAACTTTTTTCCGGTATTGAAGAACTCAGTTCGCAGGTTAATCAGGTCAGCGAAGGAATGGACATCCAGAGAGACCGCGTTACTGAAACAGCAACAGCAATGGAAGAGATGAACAGCACTGTTCTTGAAGTTGCTCAGAACGCATCCATGGCAGCTCAAAGCTCCAGCCAATCAAAAGAAAATGCTCAAATGGGAGCAGATGGTGTTGCAAATGCCATCAAGTCTTTTGAGCAGATCAAAAACACTATCCTAAATTTAAAAGTCACCATGGGAACTCTTGGTGAACAAGCCGACAGCATCGGGCAGATCATGAATGTCATTACCGACATTGCCGACCAGACCAACTTGCTGGCTCTTAATGCCGCAATTGAAGCTGCCAGAGCCGGTGAAGCCGGACGTGGATTCGCAGTAGTTGCTGACGAAGTCCGCAAATTGGCAGAAAAAACCATGGATGCTACAAAAGGTGTCGGCGAATCAGTTGCTAAGATTCAAGCAAATGCCCGCGAAAACATCAAGGCCGTTGAATATGCGGCGGAAGAAATTGTTCACTCTACCGAATCCGCAGCTGAATCAGGAGAGCTGATGACTGCCATTGTCGGGATCGTTGACGATACAAACTCCCAAGTGGAATCTATTGCAACAGCAAGTGAAGAACAGTCTGCTGCATCTGAAGAGATCAACATGGCCCTCAGCGACGTTGCAAGGGTGGCACAGGAAACTTCTGAGGGAATGTCTAGCTCCGCACATGCCTTAACGGAAATTGCAAGCATAGTGGAAGAATTAGACTCAATCGTTCAAGGAATATCTTCAGGCCGCTTAATCGATACCAGCTCAGGTAAAATTGTTGAATGGTCAGACGATCTATCCGTTGATGTCAGAACAATTGATGAACACCACATGGTTCTTTTTGACCTAATCAATGAACTATATAGAGCGATGAAAAGCCGTAAAGCAGGAGAAGTTATCGGAGAAATATCCGAACGTCTTCTTGAGTACACAAAATACCATTTCGGATACGAAGAAAAGATATTCGACAAGCACAAGTATTCTGAAACAGATGCCCACAAGAAACTTCACCGCATGTTTGAAGGCAAGATTGAAGAATTTAAAAACGATTCATATTCAGGAAAGGTCACAGCTTCAACCGATATCATCAGATTCTTGAAAGACTGGTTGATCAAGCACATCATGATTGTGGATCACAAGTATATTGAGTTCATGCATGAGCATGGATACCATTAGGCCCTACTCACAACAATACATGAAGGTAATAAAAAGCCCCCTGAAACTTAGGTTTCAAGGGGCTTTTTATTTGTAACTTATAGTCGTAAATTCAGAACGCTGTGAGCGAGGTTATTTTAATTTTTTACCATCATGCCATGCTCTACCGACACACTCCCCGACAGCCCAATAACGATTATCCGGCATTGTAAGAGTGAAAGGATTGACCTTTTTTATATCTGGAACATCGTCAGTCAAGACGTCCTCCCTGCACCATGTAGCAACAACTTCTCCAATAAAGAGAGTGTCATTAGGAAGTTCGACAGTGTCGTAAACCTTGCATTCCATTCCGACAGGACAGCTACTGATAATCGGAGCGTTTTCCAGCTCACCCTTGTTCACTTCAAACAAGTTTGATTTATCCAATTTACGGCCGGAAACAAGGCCTACAAAGTCAGTAACTTCAACCATATCAACAGATGGAATATTTACGCTAAATTCACCAGTCTCTTTTATAGCAACATTTGAGAAATGCTTTTTACCTACAGAAATCATGATCAATGCAGGGTTGTAATTAACCCTTGAAGTCCATGCCAATGCCATAAAATTATTACGGCCTTCATGTTTGCACCCCAGAATAGTCTGAGGCATAGGCATAGTAAAACCTTGAACACCTATATTAATCTTTTCCATCACATCTCCTTTGTCCCGTATATTTTAATCAAATTTAATATCGACAAATATCTGGTAACTTTCAAATTATACTTTATTTACATGAAAAGAAGAAGAGAAAGTGCCATCACCACCATTCCAGCAATCAATCCATAAATAGATAGGTGGTGCTCCCCATACTCTTCAGCAGCAGGCAGTAATTCATCAAATGAGATAAACACCATAATCCCTGCCACGCCCGCAAAAATAATTCCGAAAACTGTATCCGACATAAATTGCATGAGGAAGAAATATCCGATCAGTGCTCCTACCGGCTCTGCAAGACCAGACAGGAAAGAATAAATAAAGGCCTTCTTCTTACTCCCTGTGGCATAATAAATTGGGACAGAAACCGCTATTCCTTCCGGGATATTATGAATCGCTATTGCCACAGCAATAGCCACGCCTAAACTAGGATCTTTAAGTGCTGCGGTAAAAGTAGCAAGCCCTTCGGGAAAATTGTGAATTCCGATAGCAAGAGCCGCCATGGTTCCCATGCGGAAAAGCTTAGCCTTACTCTTACCTGCAAAAGGATCATCTGCATTT from Maridesulfovibrio frigidus DSM 17176 includes the following:
- a CDS encoding LysR family transcriptional regulator, encoding MSKTNLSNLDLNLLVILDTVFAERNLTIAGQKLFMSQSAVSHALSKLRDHFEDRLFIRRGNMMVPTPLCENIHHSLAPALKTILQSLEDRGDFSPETSKRTFCIGLSDYLCNLLLPQIIAKVRAEAPNINLRIVQATYEKRTAMLQDGKLDIFLGCSRDYGAGVLWEGLFFDREVCILRKDHPITGKVMTEEELAGAEFVALSLSESGLGFLEDFLCQKGFQRNIKVIVQQEAVIPSLVSGSDLIGTLAERLAQIYTKILPVRTIQLPLENTTFEVLQHWHTLNDNDPAHIWMRGVIREVSQSLPPAKP
- a CDS encoding EAL domain-containing protein produces the protein MHNLLKKQLKKTLGTVEASFSKELSSFLELVEKTYSGLDASLLTPESPFIKILNFLPDPTFLVNKEGVIIAWNPAMEKMTGAPAETTIGKGDFEYIKIIHGKKSPGLIDLVRGSEDVGTLEYQSIRRHGKALAAEVKVENLGHRKNTHLWIQAAPITDDSGNTLGAIESIRDISARKQTENINLILYKISSALKSAPDEHSLFQTIHESLKEVIEAENFFVALYDELDETLSFPYYADEKDHISHDERICIADKRSLSAKVIQKQRPVLLLENDFERYNQEGLGIIGFSAKSWLGVPLIHNNKVIGVMTIQSYDSSNNYSTQDIDLMVAISDQIASTIQRRKAEVALRDSEQKFRSVFENATVAMFQFSTEGKLLIANPATARIMGYSSVQQMMREHPHSSDFFYNKQAWLKLMKELMTKGSVNGARIRISHKENLEKWTTVNARVTYADNGEPSSYTGTAFDSTPGIVAERNVIKHKSRFMQLFESSPQGIVLTDSEGNVIDTNKAFTRLFGYTTEQMEPCCENLCPSGEGKIKANLQRILAGATFQTEDLRKHKNGRLIPVSILGYPFEYNGEVSGTFIIYNNISHRKEFERRLSYQSLHDSLTGLPNRTLFLERLEQALTHSQKHPDHNFAVLMLDIDMFKRINDSLGHQAGDSLLIKIGERIKDCLRPIDTVARMGGDEYAVLIEDFRTPQQVIKIIRKIRNNIHNPIQVANKEVVISSSIGIVFKTAEYEHPEHILRDADISMYKAKEQGVNKFKVFNKAMQEKALQNLMIETEIRQGLPEDEFLPYFQPIYCLQTKRLAGFEALVRWNHPERGFITPGQIIPVAEETGLIVKLDRLMLLKACRAFSGWLETFPTSQDMFLTVNLSPRQLSKPDLAGAIIDILDETKFPPEMLKLEITESAIMERNAASTLNLKRIGDLGIKLAVDDFGTGYSSLAQLQRFPAATVKIDRSFISRMAEDNESLEIVRAVVALGHSLSMDVIAEGVETKEQLVLLNELGCDCVQGFYFDKPQPPEVAIDLLKMRSEGFCPPGLTSL
- the zupT gene encoding zinc transporter ZupT; this translates as MFAENAAFALGLTLFAGLATGIGSALAFFAKKTNTRFLSISLGFSAGVMIYVSFMEIMVKAKTALQADLGYVVGNWVAIGAFFGGVLFIALIDKLVPSYENPHEMHRIEEMNVDVNTDPNADDPFAGKSKAKLFRMGTMAALAIGIHNFPEGLATFTAALKDPSLGVAIAVAIAIHNIPEGIAVSVPIYYATGSKKKAFIYSFLSGLAEPVGALIGYFFLMQFMSDTVFGIIFAGVAGIMVFISFDELLPAAEEYGEHHLSIYGLIAGMVVMALSLLLFM
- a CDS encoding bacteriohemerythrin → MTSKTKLTMSVLFVFLMAAALFASTQSPAASRGGAMLVWQISFLVLAILGTISAIASLSGVMKQLNQLGEYAKDVQKGALTAPLPETLSGEVLVAGNEINKTIMKLATESGKNKKDVSKLQKKSSETENELKESQKKVEDMKSVMEAITKSASNAQGISGKLFSGIEELSSQVNQVSEGMDIQRDRVTETATAMEEMNSTVLEVAQNASMAAQSSSQSKENAQMGADGVANAIKSFEQIKNTILNLKVTMGTLGEQADSIGQIMNVITDIADQTNLLALNAAIEAARAGEAGRGFAVVADEVRKLAEKTMDATKGVGESVAKIQANARENIKAVEYAAEEIVHSTESAAESGELMTAIVGIVDDTNSQVESIATASEEQSAASEEINMALSDVARVAQETSEGMSSSAHALTEIASIVEELDSIVQGISSGRLIDTSSGKIVEWSDDLSVDVRTIDEHHMVLFDLINELYRAMKSRKAGEVIGEISERLLEYTKYHFGYEEKIFDKHKYSETDAHKKLHRMFEGKIEEFKNDSYSGKVTASTDIIRFLKDWLIKHIMIVDHKYIEFMHEHGYH
- the ilvN gene encoding acetolactate synthase small subunit, which translates into the protein MKHTISALVKNRAGVLADSSAAFQKSGINITSISCGETENMEVSRMVICAEGSEEDMTTVTKELLEMDFVIQLDDLARKDFVDRELVLIKVAVNKDSMSQVMQIFEVFRADVIGMGQNTITAELSGDQERIDGLIKILEPLGIKSMCRTGMIALKRGDE
- a CDS encoding flavin reductase family protein, producing MEKINIGVQGFTMPMPQTILGCKHEGRNNFMALAWTSRVNYNPALIMISVGKKHFSNVAIKETGEFSVNIPSVDMVEVTDFVGLVSGRKLDKSNLFEVNKGELENAPIISSCPVGMECKVYDTVELPNDTLFIGEVVATWCREDVLTDDVPDIKKVNPFTLTMPDNRYWAVGECVGRAWHDGKKLK
- a CDS encoding substrate-binding periplasmic protein → MKIVLSLLAIFLLSLAGQSRASQELLLITDPFPPYNYEEDGKAYGIQYELVAATLKKMDRPFTIKFVPWKRALLKAKNKVSDALPGVLKTDERSQWLIFPEEPVMITKVVIFHRKEDNFQYKNLSSLTGKRVGTVKGYYYGEEFDQSTLFIRDEVSSLKQNFQKLIAGRIDLVVAFKPVGLYTLYKLNRSDKVSYNPTPVYQSGMYMAFTQKPGNEQLAAEFSRILKEIKKTPGYVKSLRKKYIPNE
- a CDS encoding phosphate acyltransferase; amino-acid sequence: MRITSLDEITEKVRQHGLKPKVAIAPCAEEFVIRSALAAFEEGIAEPIFIGNPEKTAAVAKERNLNIAGFDFYEENDDTLAVAKAVLLFKEKKAALIMKGLVSTSVVLKAILNKETGVPPKGIISHVTVFEAPDLDRLIVMTDAGVNIKPNLQRKADILRNALQVARKLGIEKPKAAILAATEKVNYPAMPATLDADILSKMSAEGAFGDAIVAGPLALDLALSPSAAALKGITNPVAGYADILCTPDIESGNILYKALTTIAGKTMASVVIGSDVPVVVPSRGDSDRSKFISIALACYLADY